One genomic window of Vibrio mangrovi includes the following:
- the choW gene encoding choline ABC transporter permease subunit, with the protein MNNLITDYKIPLGQWMESAVDWLTIHASGLFDMISYTLETVIMFLVDIFQFMPPAVPIVITAALAWWLHRRVSLVIFIVASLLLILNLGYWQEMLETFVLVFAATTISVLLGVPVGIMAAHRPWLYTVIRPILDLMQTVPTFVYLIPTLVLFGLGVVPGLISTIIFAIAAPIRLTYLGIIRVPEELIEAGKAFGASNMKLLFKVELPAAMASIMAGVTQCIMLSLSMVVIAALVGADGLGKPVVRALNTVNISQGFEAGLAIVLVAIILDRLCKTPNQAKEQ; encoded by the coding sequence AATGGATGGAATCAGCGGTAGACTGGCTGACAATTCATGCTTCCGGACTTTTTGACATGATTTCCTACACTCTTGAAACGGTCATTATGTTTCTGGTTGATATCTTTCAGTTTATGCCACCAGCAGTTCCTATTGTGATCACTGCGGCACTGGCATGGTGGCTTCATCGTCGAGTGTCTCTGGTCATCTTTATCGTCGCTTCCTTATTGCTGATTCTGAACCTCGGCTACTGGCAGGAAATGCTGGAAACCTTTGTTCTGGTATTTGCTGCAACAACCATTTCTGTGCTTCTCGGTGTTCCTGTCGGTATTATGGCAGCCCACCGTCCATGGCTGTATACAGTCATCCGTCCGATTCTCGATCTGATGCAGACCGTTCCGACCTTTGTTTATCTGATCCCTACTTTGGTTTTATTCGGGCTTGGTGTTGTTCCCGGATTGATTTCGACCATAATTTTTGCCATTGCTGCCCCGATTCGTCTGACTTATCTGGGTATTATCCGCGTTCCGGAAGAGCTGATCGAAGCCGGAAAAGCATTTGGTGCCAGCAATATGAAGCTGCTGTTTAAAGTAGAACTACCGGCAGCAATGGCCAGCATTATGGCCGGCGTCACCCAATGCATTATGTTATCTCTTTCGATGGTAGTCATTGCGGCACTTGTTGGTGCTGATGGCTTAGGGAAGCCCGTTGTCCGGGCGTTGAATACGGTGAATATTTCTCAGGGATTCGAAGCAGGCCTGGCGATTGTTCTGGTAGCCATCATTCTTGATCGACTCTGTAAAACGCCAAATCAGGCCAAGGAGCAATAA
- the choV gene encoding choline ABC transporter ATP-binding protein: MNQSVYNESTDAIAIENLDVVFGRTPEKALTLLDQGKTRQEIIDQTGLVVGVNGVSLTVKEGEICVLMGLSGSGKSSLLRAVNGLNPITRGSLKVKHGEDFVDVANCTPDALRNLRTERVSMVFQKFALMPWLTVVDNVAFGLEMQGISKKERRQHAREKLEMVGLAEWEKKYPHELSGGMQQRVGLARAFAMDSDILLMDEPFSALDPLIRTQLQDELLTLQKKLNKTILFVSHDLDEALKIGNRIAIMESGELIQHSRPEEIVLQPRTDYVREFVAHTNPLNVLKGRSLMKPIDELAHQEGRWQISQQHDLWLEHQQGKLVIQGSAPVKTIYWDQDHDMAMLDKHSVIIASPDIDMRDAIEIRYNTGHPIVLVENDELVGILSDDNFYHALLGKYNETSKAA, translated from the coding sequence ATGAATCAATCTGTATATAATGAATCAACCGATGCGATTGCCATTGAAAACCTGGACGTTGTTTTTGGCCGGACTCCGGAGAAAGCTCTGACACTACTTGATCAGGGAAAAACCCGACAGGAAATCATCGATCAAACAGGGCTGGTTGTTGGTGTCAATGGCGTCAGTCTAACGGTAAAAGAAGGAGAAATCTGTGTCCTGATGGGATTATCCGGTTCGGGCAAATCCAGCCTGCTCCGGGCTGTCAATGGGCTAAACCCAATTACCAGAGGTTCACTGAAAGTGAAACATGGTGAAGATTTCGTTGATGTTGCAAACTGTACACCCGACGCTCTACGCAATCTCCGGACGGAGCGTGTTTCAATGGTATTCCAGAAGTTTGCACTGATGCCTTGGCTAACCGTTGTCGACAATGTTGCATTTGGTCTTGAAATGCAGGGAATTTCGAAAAAAGAACGTCGCCAGCACGCCAGAGAAAAGCTGGAAATGGTCGGTCTGGCAGAATGGGAGAAGAAATATCCTCATGAGCTCTCCGGCGGGATGCAACAACGCGTCGGCCTTGCCCGGGCTTTTGCCATGGATAGTGACATTCTCCTGATGGATGAGCCTTTCTCTGCGCTTGATCCTCTGATTCGAACCCAACTTCAGGATGAACTGCTCACTTTGCAGAAAAAGTTAAATAAAACCATTCTGTTTGTCAGTCATGATTTGGATGAGGCATTAAAAATAGGTAATCGCATCGCTATCATGGAATCCGGGGAGCTAATTCAACATAGCCGTCCCGAAGAAATTGTTCTTCAGCCAAGAACCGATTATGTTCGTGAATTTGTTGCCCATACCAACCCATTAAATGTACTGAAAGGCCGTTCACTGATGAAACCAATTGATGAACTCGCTCATCAGGAAGGGCGCTGGCAGATTTCTCAACAGCATGATCTATGGCTGGAACATCAGCAAGGTAAGCTGGTTATTCAAGGCTCGGCTCCTGTTAAAACAATTTACTGGGATCAGGACCATGATATGGCAATGTTAGATAAGCACTCTGTCATCATTGCTTCTCCCGATATAGATATGCGGGATGCGATTGAAATTCGCTATAATACTGGCCACCCGATCGTTCTGGTTGAGAACGATGAACTGGTCGGAATCCTGAGCGATGATAATTTCTATCATGCCCTACTTGGCAAATATAATGAAACATCCAAGGCAGCTTAA
- the thiH gene encoding 2-iminoacetate synthase ThiH has protein sequence MSFLDVFNQLDWDDIRLSVYSKTAADVVLALRKTRRSLEDFKALISPAAEPYLEQMAQQSMALTRQRFGNTVGFYIPLYLSNLCSNSCTYCGFSMENRLKRKILNSHDIDAEIAAIKQMKFDSVLLVTGEHETKVGLSYFEKVVPQIKQHFNYLAMEVQPLAEDEYARLKMLGLDGVMVYQETYHPSTYAQHHLRGNKTDFEYRLLTPDRLGKAGIDKIGLGALIGLDDWRTDIFHVAAHLSYLEKTYWKSRYSISFPRLRPCTGGVQPSSVMTDRQLVQTICAFRLFDPEVELSLSTRESPSFRDNVVPLGITSISAASKTQPGGYADQTLALEQFSVGDERSAEEVELAVMQRGLEPVWHDWHAVFSG, from the coding sequence ATGAGTTTTCTGGATGTGTTCAATCAGCTTGACTGGGATGATATTCGTCTCTCTGTCTATAGTAAAACAGCTGCTGATGTCGTTCTGGCCCTGAGAAAAACCAGACGTTCTTTGGAAGATTTCAAGGCGCTGATTTCTCCCGCTGCTGAGCCTTATCTTGAGCAAATGGCACAACAGTCGATGGCTCTGACCAGACAGCGGTTTGGTAATACGGTGGGATTCTATATCCCACTTTATCTATCTAACCTATGTTCTAACTCATGCACCTATTGTGGCTTTTCAATGGAAAACCGGCTTAAGCGAAAAATACTGAACAGTCATGATATTGATGCTGAAATTGCAGCTATCAAACAGATGAAGTTTGATAGTGTTCTCCTCGTGACCGGAGAGCATGAGACAAAAGTTGGTTTATCCTATTTTGAAAAGGTGGTGCCACAGATAAAGCAGCATTTCAATTATCTGGCGATGGAAGTACAGCCGTTAGCAGAAGACGAATACGCCAGACTGAAAATGCTTGGTTTGGATGGAGTGATGGTTTATCAGGAAACATATCATCCATCAACTTATGCGCAACATCATTTACGTGGTAATAAGACAGATTTTGAATATCGCTTACTGACACCAGATCGGCTTGGGAAGGCTGGTATCGATAAAATTGGTCTTGGGGCATTAATCGGACTAGATGACTGGCGGACTGATATTTTTCATGTTGCTGCACACCTGTCTTATCTGGAAAAAACTTACTGGAAGTCCCGTTATTCGATTTCTTTCCCTCGTTTACGACCGTGTACCGGTGGTGTTCAACCAAGCTCTGTGATGACTGATCGACAACTAGTACAAACGATATGTGCTTTCCGCTTGTTCGATCCTGAAGTTGAATTATCCCTGTCGACACGTGAGTCGCCAAGTTTCAGAGATAATGTGGTTCCTCTTGGGATTACTTCTATCTCTGCTGCATCGAAGACTCAGCCCGGAGGGTATGCAGATCAAACTCTGGCATTGGAACAATTTAGTGTCGGGGATGAGCGGTCTGCTGAAGAGGTGGAGTTGGCGGTCATGCAAAGAGGATTAGAACCTGTGTGGCATGATTGGCATGCTGTTTTCTCTGGCTAG
- a CDS encoding thiazole synthase: MINRTPLKIADRTFASRLFTGTGKFASSEMMTKAIQASGSEMTTMALKRIDLESHHDNILTPLLELNIHLLPNTSGAKTAKEAIFAAHLTREALGTNWIKLEIHPDPKYLLPDPMETLYAAEMLVKGGFVVLPYCHADPVLCKRLEEVGCAAVMPLGAPIGSNQGLAAKSFLEIIIEQAKVPVIVDAGIGAPSHAALAMEMGADAVLINTAMASAADPIMMAKALKLAVESGRLAYEAGIASSSSFAMATSPLTDFLEEDA; this comes from the coding sequence ATGATAAACAGAACACCGTTAAAAATTGCAGACAGAACGTTCGCTTCCCGTTTATTTACCGGAACCGGTAAATTTGCCAGCTCTGAAATGATGACTAAAGCAATTCAGGCCTCCGGATCAGAAATGACAACCATGGCTCTCAAGCGGATCGATCTGGAATCTCACCATGATAATATTCTGACACCACTGCTAGAGTTAAATATTCACTTACTCCCGAACACTTCCGGTGCAAAAACGGCGAAAGAGGCGATCTTTGCTGCGCATCTAACCCGGGAAGCGTTAGGGACTAACTGGATAAAACTTGAAATACATCCGGATCCGAAATATTTATTGCCTGATCCCATGGAAACATTGTATGCCGCAGAGATGCTGGTAAAAGGTGGATTTGTCGTTTTACCTTACTGCCATGCTGATCCGGTTTTATGCAAACGGCTTGAAGAAGTTGGTTGTGCTGCTGTAATGCCGCTTGGTGCACCGATTGGATCAAATCAGGGGTTGGCGGCGAAATCATTTCTTGAAATTATCATTGAACAAGCCAAAGTTCCGGTTATTGTTGATGCTGGAATCGGTGCGCCATCACATGCTGCTTTGGCGATGGAGATGGGAGCCGATGCTGTTTTAATTAATACTGCCATGGCGAGTGCTGCCGATCCTATTATGATGGCTAAAGCATTGAAGCTTGCTGTTGAATCCGGGCGCCTTGCCTATGAAGCTGGAATTGCCTCCTCATCATCTTTTGCAATGGCAACCAGCCCTCTGACTGATTTTCTGGAGGAGGACGCATGA
- the thiS gene encoding sulfur carrier protein ThiS, which translates to MIDIQVTLNQTIYTLSAGTTLAQLISDIGFPEKGCVFALNEQVIAKSRWQMTTLNDGDQISLFQVIAGG; encoded by the coding sequence ATGATAGATATTCAAGTGACGCTGAATCAGACTATTTATACCCTTTCTGCCGGTACCACGCTCGCTCAGCTTATCAGTGATATCGGTTTTCCAGAAAAGGGATGTGTATTTGCACTCAATGAACAGGTCATCGCGAAAAGTCGCTGGCAGATGACAACTCTAAATGATGGCGATCAGATTTCTCTGTTCCAGGTGATTGCCGGAGGTTAA
- a CDS encoding HesA/MoeB/ThiF family protein has product MMPLLNDQAFLRYQRQIALEDIGETGQYELKKKQVLIVGCGGLGTGVSLYLTGAGIGSIVLVDHDEVEVSNLHRQIAYRESDVGKKKVSALSNQLRGLNHECRIRTIGKKLNSEQLRLEVMLADVVIDCSDNFPTRHQVNQICYQQKTTLVSASAIGWDGQLSVYRYRDEEPCYRCLVDDEVSDSYSRCSESGVFGPVVGAIASLQALQVIRELLAGMNESHHEIQNKPSLKANDFFHFDGKEMQLRSFRFEKDMNCPVCGDSVDKDAHKKVES; this is encoded by the coding sequence ATGATGCCATTACTCAATGATCAGGCTTTCCTCCGCTACCAAAGACAGATTGCTTTAGAAGATATAGGCGAAACAGGACAATACGAACTGAAGAAAAAGCAGGTATTGATTGTTGGCTGTGGTGGGTTAGGAACTGGCGTGTCACTTTATCTTACGGGAGCAGGGATTGGCTCAATTGTATTGGTCGATCATGATGAAGTTGAAGTCAGTAATCTGCATCGGCAGATTGCTTACCGGGAAAGTGATGTAGGGAAAAAGAAAGTCTCTGCGTTATCAAATCAGCTTCGTGGACTGAATCATGAATGCAGGATAAGGACGATCGGTAAAAAACTGAATAGTGAACAGCTTCGGCTTGAAGTGATGTTAGCCGATGTTGTGATCGATTGTAGTGACAATTTTCCTACTCGCCATCAGGTAAATCAAATCTGCTATCAGCAGAAGACGACACTTGTTTCTGCATCTGCTATTGGCTGGGATGGGCAGCTATCCGTTTATCGCTATCGGGATGAAGAACCTTGCTATCGCTGTCTGGTTGATGATGAAGTCTCAGACTCTTATTCGCGATGTAGTGAATCTGGTGTGTTTGGTCCGGTTGTTGGTGCTATTGCTTCTTTGCAAGCACTTCAGGTAATACGGGAATTACTTGCCGGGATGAATGAATCTCACCATGAGATACAAAACAAACCATCTTTAAAAGCTAATGATTTTTTCCATTTTGACGGAAAGGAAATGCAGTTGAGATCATTTCGTTTTGAAAAAGATATGAATTGTCCTGTCTGTGGTGATTCGGTAGACAAAGATGCTCATAAGAAGGTGGAATCATGA
- the thiE gene encoding thiamine phosphate synthase, giving the protein MAIQFIEGQIIEGKRAVSICSEDKTVTLVTMESSRGCSISEHQNFQSHYHIHYCEQITGKEDFSQTERCDDVENIFIAYAPQPNRSISELWEVSDEIRTLSSAASISEQFPHQFIQRHLAWLSVLLILDFPCEDALIIARSLCNVSRETWPRNFHDFPEISSSTTDVIHQSYKFGAVDEADLSLYPVVDDVKWVDELLRLGVKTIQLRIKNPLQPDLEQQIKQAILLGKEHRAQVFINDYWKLAIQYQAFGVHLGQEDLCTANIQALSDAGIRLGISTHGYWEILKAQQLCPSYIALGHIFPTTTKQMPSKPQGLVRLKLYQQLVDSIANDRNRSIPTVAIGGINLHNAATVLEQGVSSLAVVRAITQAENTALAIDAFQQVIQFRRKHDAITQ; this is encoded by the coding sequence ATGGCTATCCAGTTTATTGAAGGCCAGATTATTGAAGGAAAACGTGCTGTATCTATTTGTTCAGAAGATAAAACAGTGACTCTTGTGACAATGGAGAGTAGCCGAGGCTGTTCTATCTCTGAACATCAGAACTTTCAGAGTCATTATCATATTCACTATTGTGAACAGATAACCGGGAAAGAGGATTTTTCTCAGACAGAGAGATGTGATGACGTGGAAAATATATTTATCGCGTATGCACCACAGCCGAATCGGTCTATCTCTGAATTATGGGAGGTATCTGATGAGATTCGTACTCTTTCCTCCGCTGCTTCTATTTCTGAGCAATTTCCTCATCAGTTTATTCAGAGGCATTTAGCTTGGTTGAGCGTGCTGCTGATTTTAGATTTTCCATGTGAAGATGCTTTAATCATTGCTCGCTCACTTTGTAATGTTTCACGTGAAACATGGCCCCGAAATTTTCATGACTTTCCTGAGATTTCATCATCAACAACAGATGTGATTCATCAAAGCTACAAATTTGGAGCAGTAGATGAAGCGGATTTATCGCTTTATCCTGTGGTTGATGATGTGAAGTGGGTGGATGAATTACTGCGATTAGGTGTTAAGACAATCCAGCTTCGGATTAAAAATCCGCTTCAGCCTGATCTTGAACAACAAATTAAGCAAGCTATTTTGTTGGGGAAAGAACATCGGGCTCAGGTTTTTATCAATGATTACTGGAAGCTGGCAATTCAATATCAGGCTTTTGGTGTCCATCTGGGGCAGGAAGATTTATGTACTGCAAACATTCAGGCACTCAGTGATGCTGGGATCAGGCTGGGGATTTCCACGCATGGCTATTGGGAGATTCTTAAAGCACAACAACTTTGTCCGAGTTATATCGCTTTAGGGCATATTTTCCCGACTACAACCAAACAGATGCCATCTAAACCTCAAGGTCTTGTTCGTTTGAAGTTGTATCAACAGTTGGTTGATTCAATCGCAAATGACCGAAATCGTTCGATTCCGACCGTTGCTATTGGTGGGATAAATTTACATAACGCGGCCACTGTCTTAGAGCAGGGAGTTTCTAGTCTGGCTGTTGTTCGAGCCATTACACAAGCTGAAAATACAGCTCTTGCTATCGATGCTTTTCAACAAGTAATTCAATTCAGGAGGAAACATGATGCCATTACTCAATGA
- the thiC gene encoding phosphomethylpyrimidine synthase ThiC has product MSSRKQSRLEAKQFIENIQSTPYPNSSKVYIQGSQEDIRVPMREIQLADSLVGGAKGSPVYEPNEPICVYDTSGVYTDPQYTIDVYRGLPALRESWIEARSDTEVLDQMTSHYARERLADTTLDSLRYGHLPKIRKALVDTRVTQLHYARRGIVTPEMEFIAIRENMRRQQYRDEQLNRQHPGENFGAHLPEEITPEFVRREVAEGRAIIPANINHPESEPMIIGRNFLVKVNANIGNSSVTSSIEEEVEKLVWSTRWGADTVMDLSTGRNIHETREWILRNSPVPIGTVPMYQALEKVNGVAENLTWEVMRDTLIEQAEQGVDYFTIHAGLLLRYVPMTAKRVTGIVSRGGSIIAKWCLAHHEENFLYTHFRDICEICAQYDVSLSLGDGLRPGSVADANDEAQFSELRTLGELTKIAWEYDVQVMIEGPGHVPMHLVKENMEEQLRHCSEAPFYTLGPLTTDIAPGYDHITSGIGAAMIGWYGCAMLCYVTPKEHLGLPNKEDVKTGLITYKLAAHAADLAKGHPGAQIRDNALSKARFEFRWEDQFNLSLDPVTARAYHDETLPQESGKVAHFCSMCGPKFCSMKISQEVRDYAKSQQDGHSVNIQVLDNPLEGMKQKSQEFKAQGSELYHLAEYVDQEES; this is encoded by the coding sequence ATGTCGAGCCGTAAACAATCCAGACTGGAAGCTAAGCAATTTATTGAAAATATCCAGTCGACCCCTTATCCCAATTCATCAAAAGTTTATATTCAGGGTTCTCAGGAGGATATCCGGGTTCCTATGAGAGAAATCCAACTGGCGGATAGTCTCGTCGGTGGAGCGAAAGGTAGTCCCGTTTATGAACCTAATGAACCCATATGTGTCTATGATACCTCGGGTGTTTACACCGATCCTCAATATACGATAGATGTTTATCGGGGGTTGCCGGCTCTGAGAGAGTCATGGATTGAAGCGCGGAGTGATACTGAAGTCCTTGATCAGATGACATCTCATTATGCCCGTGAGCGTCTTGCTGATACCACTCTTGACTCACTGCGGTATGGTCATCTGCCGAAAATCCGTAAAGCACTCGTGGATACTCGTGTCACTCAACTTCACTATGCCCGGCGGGGAATCGTGACGCCAGAGATGGAGTTTATTGCGATTCGCGAGAACATGCGACGTCAACAGTATCGTGATGAACAACTGAATCGACAACATCCGGGAGAAAATTTCGGTGCCCATCTGCCGGAAGAGATTACACCGGAATTTGTCCGGCGCGAGGTTGCTGAAGGGCGGGCAATTATTCCAGCGAATATTAATCATCCTGAATCAGAACCCATGATTATCGGTCGCAACTTCCTTGTGAAAGTGAATGCGAATATCGGTAATTCTTCTGTAACTTCTTCAATTGAAGAAGAGGTTGAGAAGCTGGTCTGGTCAACGCGCTGGGGAGCAGACACGGTGATGGACCTTTCTACCGGGCGGAATATTCATGAAACGAGAGAATGGATTCTGCGTAATAGTCCGGTTCCGATCGGGACCGTTCCGATGTATCAGGCATTGGAGAAGGTCAATGGTGTTGCAGAGAATCTGACCTGGGAGGTAATGCGGGATACATTAATTGAACAGGCTGAACAGGGGGTTGATTACTTTACTATTCATGCGGGTCTGTTGCTGCGCTATGTTCCTATGACTGCGAAACGGGTGACCGGAATTGTCTCTCGTGGTGGTTCAATTATTGCCAAATGGTGTCTGGCACATCATGAAGAAAACTTCCTGTATACCCACTTCAGAGATATCTGTGAAATTTGTGCTCAGTATGATGTATCACTTTCTTTAGGGGACGGACTCAGACCTGGTTCCGTTGCTGATGCCAATGATGAAGCCCAATTTTCTGAGTTAAGAACATTGGGAGAGTTGACGAAAATTGCCTGGGAATATGATGTTCAGGTCATGATTGAAGGTCCAGGACATGTACCGATGCATCTGGTCAAAGAAAATATGGAGGAACAGCTTCGCCACTGTTCAGAAGCTCCTTTTTATACATTAGGTCCGCTGACAACAGACATTGCTCCGGGGTATGACCATATTACTTCCGGGATTGGTGCCGCAATGATTGGCTGGTATGGCTGTGCAATGCTCTGCTATGTGACGCCAAAAGAGCATTTGGGATTGCCGAATAAAGAAGATGTTAAAACCGGATTAATCACCTATAAGCTTGCTGCTCATGCAGCAGACCTGGCTAAAGGGCATCCGGGGGCGCAAATCAGAGATAATGCTTTATCAAAAGCCCGGTTTGAATTCCGTTGGGAAGATCAGTTCAACTTGTCCTTAGATCCGGTAACTGCTCGTGCCTATCATGATGAAACATTACCGCAGGAATCAGGAAAAGTCGCTCATTTCTGCTCAATGTGCGGACCTAAATTCTGCTCAATGAAGATCTCTCAGGAAGTGCGTGATTATGCTAAATCCCAGCAGGATGGTCATTCCGTCAATATTCAGGTGCTGGACAATCCATTGGAAGGAATGAAACAGAAGTCTCAGGAGTTTAAAGCTCAGGGTTCTGAACTCTATCATCTGGCTGAGTATGTAGATCAGGAGGAATCATGA
- the crcB gene encoding fluoride efflux transporter CrcB, whose amino-acid sequence MSQFSVLGFIAFGGAFGACSRYLISELCVFLFGRGFPYGTLTVNILGSFIMGLLVAAIQAEFLSAEPWRQVIGLGFLGALTTFSTFSMDNVLLMQQGAFIKVGLNILLNVVLSISAAWVAFQLVARS is encoded by the coding sequence ATGAGTCAGTTCTCCGTTCTTGGCTTTATTGCTTTTGGTGGTGCATTTGGTGCCTGCTCCCGTTATTTAATTTCGGAACTGTGTGTGTTTCTGTTTGGCCGGGGTTTTCCTTATGGAACATTGACCGTTAACATACTTGGTTCTTTTATTATGGGACTTTTAGTTGCAGCGATTCAGGCGGAATTCCTTTCGGCTGAACCATGGCGTCAGGTGATAGGGTTAGGCTTTCTTGGCGCGCTGACAACATTTTCTACTTTCTCTATGGATAATGTTCTGCTGATGCAGCAGGGAGCATTTATCAAAGTTGGTTTGAATATTCTGCTGAATGTTGTTTTGAGTATTTCAGCCGCCTGGGTTGCTTTTCAGCTGGTCGCTAGAAGTTAA
- a CDS encoding multicopper oxidase family protein — translation MDISRRNFLQTSLAMGALSLLPACTVTRSVAKSKDGYIYDLTAQPAQSELVPGYKTDILGFNGLIPAPEIRCRQGEKVTIRFTNLLNEPTTVHWHGLRIPIEMDGVPFLSQPPIMPGETFIYEFTPPDAGTFWYHPHMNSVEQLGMGLVGLIIVEEKVPVVFDQEVSLMLKHWHLDKQGQWKQLMVPRYSARMGTPGEWGTVNGRHLPEYQLKAHGTARIRIANVDNTWTYPVTVEGCEAWILAIDGNPVSEPVRLTEHPLGPGMRLDIGLIAPDAGQHVYIRYMKGKFAFPLCEFLCVESSFSGERSLPVLPLNPIPAVDLAHAEEIDFVFEWQGAISPADADGKAIPQFWLMNKRAWEGMSADNIPQPLATLDLGKSYIFDLRNVTQYHHPIHLHGHTFLVLELDGKKLDQPFHTDTVLLGKNGTAKAAFVANNPGRWMYHCHVIEHMKTGLMGYIEVK, via the coding sequence ATGGATATTTCTCGTCGCAATTTTCTCCAGACTTCTCTCGCAATGGGAGCTCTGAGCCTTCTTCCTGCCTGTACGGTAACCCGCTCAGTTGCTAAATCTAAAGATGGTTATATCTATGATTTGACTGCACAGCCTGCGCAATCTGAGTTAGTTCCCGGTTATAAGACGGATATTCTGGGGTTTAACGGGTTAATACCAGCTCCTGAAATCCGTTGTCGTCAGGGAGAGAAAGTTACTATTCGTTTTACCAACCTATTGAATGAACCAACGACGGTTCACTGGCATGGTCTGAGAATTCCCATTGAAATGGATGGTGTTCCTTTCTTGTCTCAGCCTCCGATTATGCCGGGTGAAACATTCATTTATGAATTTACGCCGCCGGATGCCGGTACTTTTTGGTATCACCCGCACATGAATAGTGTGGAGCAGTTGGGGATGGGATTAGTCGGGCTGATTATTGTTGAAGAGAAGGTGCCGGTCGTTTTTGATCAGGAAGTGAGCCTGATGCTGAAGCACTGGCATCTGGATAAGCAAGGGCAGTGGAAGCAATTGATGGTTCCTCGCTATAGTGCCCGAATGGGAACTCCGGGAGAGTGGGGGACGGTGAATGGACGTCATCTGCCAGAGTATCAATTGAAGGCCCATGGTACGGCAAGAATCAGAATTGCGAATGTGGATAATACATGGACTTATCCCGTCACTGTAGAAGGCTGTGAAGCCTGGATTCTGGCTATTGATGGAAATCCCGTATCTGAACCGGTTCGATTAACTGAGCATCCTCTGGGGCCAGGAATGCGGCTTGATATTGGCCTGATAGCTCCGGATGCAGGACAACACGTTTATATTCGTTATATGAAAGGGAAATTTGCCTTCCCATTGTGTGAGTTTCTTTGTGTTGAGTCCTCTTTTTCTGGTGAACGATCATTACCTGTATTGCCTTTAAATCCGATCCCGGCGGTTGATTTAGCTCATGCTGAGGAAATTGATTTCGTGTTTGAATGGCAGGGCGCGATTTCTCCGGCGGATGCTGACGGTAAAGCAATTCCCCAATTCTGGCTGATGAACAAACGGGCCTGGGAAGGTATGAGTGCCGATAATATTCCTCAACCACTTGCAACCCTAGATCTGGGGAAAAGTTATATTTTTGATCTCCGGAATGTCACGCAGTACCATCATCCTATCCATCTTCACGGACACACGTTTCTGGTGTTGGAGTTAGATGGAAAAAAACTGGATCAGCCTTTTCATACTGACACTGTCTTATTAGGTAAAAATGGGACAGCTAAAGCAGCTTTTGTCGCGAATAATCCGGGACGGTGGATGTACCATTGTCATGTGATTGAGCATATGAAAACCGGGTTGATGGGATACATTGAAGTAAAGTGA